A single genomic interval of Gammaproteobacteria bacterium harbors:
- the arsB gene encoding ACR3 family arsenite efflux transporter produces MGIFERYLSLWVGLCILAGVLFGNLLPDAFQQIAALEYAHVNLVVAVLIWIMIYPMMVQIDFSALKNVGKKPRGLMLTLVVNWLIKPFTMAALGWLFFKVIFAGWVDPRSASEYIAGMILLGVAPCTAMVFVWSQLVRGDPNYTLVQVSVNDIIMIFAFAPIAAMLLGVSDIAVPWETLLLAVVLYVLLPLVAGTITRHRLEVGGDEQRVETFVKILKPWSVIGLLATVVLLFGFQAGKIIAQPQTILLIAIPLLIQTYGIFIITYGAAKVLRLAHDIAGPACLIGTSNFFELAVAVAISLFGLNSGAALATVVGVLVEVPVMLSLVAIVNRTNRWFEPGNRAA; encoded by the coding sequence ATGGGAATTTTCGAGCGCTACCTGAGCCTCTGGGTGGGTCTTTGCATCCTGGCGGGCGTGCTGTTCGGCAATCTCCTGCCCGATGCTTTTCAGCAGATTGCCGCGCTGGAATATGCTCACGTCAACCTGGTGGTGGCAGTGCTCATCTGGATCATGATCTACCCGATGATGGTGCAGATCGACTTTTCCGCCCTCAAGAACGTGGGCAAAAAGCCCAGGGGCCTGATGCTTACGCTGGTTGTCAACTGGCTCATCAAGCCGTTCACGATGGCTGCGTTGGGCTGGCTTTTCTTCAAGGTGATCTTTGCCGGCTGGGTCGATCCCCGGTCAGCCAGCGAATATATCGCCGGCATGATCCTGCTCGGTGTCGCCCCGTGCACGGCGATGGTGTTCGTGTGGAGTCAACTGGTGCGCGGCGACCCCAACTACACCCTGGTGCAGGTATCGGTAAACGATATCATCATGATCTTTGCATTCGCACCGATCGCCGCCATGCTGCTTGGCGTGAGCGATATCGCGGTACCTTGGGAAACGCTGCTGCTAGCGGTCGTTTTGTATGTGCTGCTACCTCTGGTGGCGGGAACGATTACCCGTCATCGGCTGGAGGTCGGTGGCGATGAGCAGCGCGTCGAGACGTTCGTCAAGATCCTCAAGCCCTGGTCAGTGATCGGCCTGCTGGCGACCGTGGTACTGCTGTTCGGATTTCAGGCCGGCAAGATCATCGCGCAGCCGCAAACGATCCTGCTCATCGCGATACCGCTGTTGATCCAGACCTACGGGATTTTCATCATCACCTATGGCGCCGCGAAAGTGCTGCGCTTGGCGCACGATATCGCCGGGCCGGCCTGCCTGATCGGGACCTCCAATTTCTTCGAACTGGCGGTAGCCGTTGCGATATCGTTGTTCGGGCTGAATTCGGGCGCCGCACTGGCAACGGTGGTCGGGGTGCTGGTCGAAGTGCCGGTGATGCTGTCGCTGGTCGCGATAGTGAACCGGACCAACCGCTGGTTCGAGCCCGGGAACCGCGCAGCCTGA
- the uvrD gene encoding DNA helicase II yields MYAENILDSLNPAQREAVTAPDTNLLVLAGAGSGKTRVLVHRIAWLIYQEGISAHGIMAVTFTNKAAREMRGRIEEMVGVSTRGMWVGTFHGLAHRFLKAHWESAGLPQNFQILDSDDQLRVIKRVYREMRLDEDRWPPRQAQWWINSQKDEGRRAAHIEDFDDSFVTTMLSVYRLYEAACERGGLVDFAELLLRSHELWLKDSALLAHYQQRFEHLLVDEFQDTNTIQYAWLRVLAGNSARVTAVGDDDQSIYGWRGAKIENIHQFQRDFSAARVVRLEQNYRSTSTILNAANALIANNAGRLGKELWTSGEDGEPITLYAAFNEQDEARFIVDHVERWIGAGHPRADAAILYRSNAQSRVLEESLLRANVPYRVYGGQRFYERLEIKNALAYLRLLTNRDDDAAFERVVNTPPRGIGAATIELVREHARAHSISLWTAAQQLADTLAARARNALHTFFDLLNQLQRDSEALELADLVDQMLTRSGLLEFHRNEKGERGETRAENLDELISACRQFVPEDPEQPVLQQFLDRASLDAGDGQAEEFEDCVQLMTLHSAKGLEFPLVFLAGMEENLFPHAMSLEEPGRLEEERRLCYVGITRAMRVLYLSYAETRRMHGKESYNTLSRFVREIPAQLIREVRPRAMITRPVTLAGKPRMGEPSPSGFRLGQRVGHPKFGEGVIIDFEGQGSHARINVNFAREGAKWLVLSYANLQAI; encoded by the coding sequence ATGTACGCCGAAAACATTCTCGACTCCCTGAATCCCGCGCAGCGTGAAGCCGTGACCGCACCCGACACCAACCTGCTGGTATTGGCGGGCGCGGGCAGCGGCAAGACCCGCGTGCTGGTACACCGTATCGCCTGGCTGATCTATCAGGAGGGCATTTCCGCGCACGGCATCATGGCCGTCACCTTCACCAACAAGGCGGCGCGCGAAATGCGCGGGCGCATCGAGGAAATGGTTGGTGTGTCGACCCGCGGCATGTGGGTGGGCACCTTTCACGGGCTCGCACATCGCTTCCTGAAGGCGCACTGGGAGAGTGCGGGTCTGCCACAGAATTTCCAGATCCTCGATTCCGACGACCAGCTGCGGGTGATCAAGCGCGTGTACCGCGAGATGCGCCTCGACGAGGACCGCTGGCCGCCAAGACAGGCGCAGTGGTGGATCAATTCGCAAAAGGACGAAGGGCGCCGCGCCGCGCATATCGAGGACTTCGACGACAGCTTCGTCACCACGATGCTGAGCGTCTACCGGCTCTACGAAGCGGCCTGCGAGCGCGGCGGGCTGGTGGACTTCGCCGAGCTGCTGTTGCGCTCCCACGAACTGTGGCTGAAGGACTCCGCGTTGCTGGCGCATTACCAGCAACGCTTCGAGCATCTGCTGGTCGATGAATTCCAGGATACCAACACCATCCAGTATGCCTGGCTGAGGGTGCTTGCCGGCAACAGCGCCCGAGTGACCGCGGTCGGCGACGATGACCAGTCCATCTACGGCTGGCGTGGGGCGAAGATCGAGAATATCCACCAGTTCCAGCGTGATTTCAGCGCTGCCCGGGTAGTGCGCCTGGAACAGAACTACCGCTCGACGTCCACCATCCTGAATGCGGCCAATGCATTGATCGCGAACAACGCCGGTCGCCTCGGCAAGGAGCTGTGGACCAGTGGCGAGGATGGTGAACCGATCACGCTCTATGCCGCGTTCAACGAACAAGATGAGGCGCGCTTCATCGTGGACCATGTCGAGCGCTGGATCGGCGCCGGGCACCCGCGGGCCGATGCCGCGATCCTGTACCGCTCCAATGCGCAATCGCGGGTGCTGGAGGAATCACTGTTGCGCGCCAACGTGCCCTATCGCGTGTACGGCGGGCAACGGTTCTACGAGCGGCTCGAGATCAAGAATGCCCTCGCCTACCTGCGCCTGCTCACCAATCGTGACGACGACGCGGCCTTCGAGCGGGTCGTCAACACGCCGCCGCGCGGGATCGGCGCCGCCACCATCGAACTGGTGCGCGAGCATGCGCGCGCACACTCGATCTCGTTGTGGACCGCGGCGCAGCAGCTCGCCGATACGCTTGCCGCGCGGGCCCGCAACGCCCTGCACACGTTTTTCGACCTGTTGAACCAGCTGCAACGCGACAGCGAAGCATTGGAACTCGCCGACCTGGTCGATCAGATGCTCACCCGGAGTGGCTTGCTGGAATTCCACCGCAACGAGAAAGGCGAGCGCGGTGAAACCCGCGCCGAAAACCTTGATGAACTGATCAGCGCCTGTCGCCAGTTCGTGCCCGAGGATCCCGAACAGCCGGTATTGCAGCAGTTTCTTGACCGCGCGTCGCTCGATGCCGGTGACGGACAGGCCGAGGAATTCGAGGACTGCGTCCAGTTGATGACGCTGCACTCGGCCAAGGGGCTGGAATTTCCCCTGGTGTTCCTGGCCGGCATGGAGGAAAACCTGTTTCCGCACGCGATGTCGCTGGAGGAGCCGGGGCGGCTCGAGGAGGAACGGCGCCTGTGCTACGTCGGAATCACCCGCGCCATGCGGGTCCTGTATCTGAGTTATGCCGAAACGCGGCGCATGCACGGCAAGGAGAGCTATAACACGCTGTCACGCTTCGTGCGCGAGATCCCCGCGCAGCTGATCCGCGAGGTGCGTCCGCGGGCGATGATCACGCGACCGGTGACGCTTGCCGGCAAACCGCGAATGGGTGAACCGTCACCCTCGGGATTTCGTCTTGGCCAGCGGGTCGGGCACCCGAAATTCGGTGAGGGCGTTATCATCGATTTCGAAGGACAGGGCTCGCACGCGCGCATCAACGTCAATTTCGCGCGCGAGGGTGCCAAGTGGCTGGTTCTGTCGTATGCGAATCTGCAGGCGATCTGA
- a CDS encoding TRAP transporter substrate-binding protein — protein sequence MKTGAMLIAVLGLLLTGCGDAAKTAGTAVQNEPATVFKWKLVTTWPKNYPGLGLGPENFAKLVERMSNGRMQVKVYGGNELVPPFEVFDAVSRGTAEMGHGGAYYWKGKSPATTFFSTLPFGMTAQETNAWLHYGGGMELWRELYARFNLVPLAGGNTGVQMAGWFNKEIKTPDDLKGLKMRIPGLGGEVMTRLGATAVSLPGSEIYTSMQTGVIDATEWVGPYNDMALGLHEVAKYYYYPGWHEPGPNLEFIINKQAFDSLPDDLQAIVESAARTINGDMLDEYTARNNRALQDLVNNHGVQLRALPDEVLRAMYRATLDVLRDTAASDDITRRSYESYWNFRNDVMAYHRISEQAYLNARTMVEEPAGE from the coding sequence ATGAAGACCGGTGCAATGCTCATTGCCGTGCTGGGCTTGCTGCTCACGGGCTGCGGTGATGCGGCCAAGACCGCCGGCACCGCCGTGCAAAACGAACCCGCCACGGTTTTCAAGTGGAAGCTGGTCACGACCTGGCCGAAGAACTACCCGGGTCTCGGTCTCGGGCCGGAAAACTTCGCCAAACTGGTGGAGCGCATGAGCAACGGCCGCATGCAGGTGAAAGTTTACGGTGGCAACGAACTGGTGCCGCCTTTCGAGGTGTTCGATGCGGTGTCGCGGGGCACGGCCGAAATGGGTCACGGGGGCGCTTATTACTGGAAGGGCAAATCGCCGGCCACGACCTTCTTTTCCACTCTTCCGTTCGGGATGACCGCACAGGAAACCAATGCCTGGCTGCATTACGGCGGGGGCATGGAATTGTGGCGTGAGCTGTACGCACGGTTCAACCTGGTGCCGCTTGCCGGGGGCAATACCGGGGTGCAGATGGCGGGCTGGTTCAACAAAGAGATAAAAACCCCCGATGATCTGAAGGGTCTCAAGATGCGCATACCAGGCCTGGGTGGCGAGGTGATGACGCGCCTCGGTGCCACCGCGGTCAGCCTGCCCGGGAGCGAGATCTATACCTCGATGCAGACCGGCGTGATCGATGCCACCGAGTGGGTGGGACCCTACAACGATATGGCGCTCGGGCTGCACGAAGTCGCCAAATATTATTACTACCCTGGCTGGCACGAACCGGGGCCGAACCTCGAATTCATCATCAACAAGCAGGCCTTCGACAGTCTGCCCGATGATCTGCAGGCGATCGTGGAATCGGCCGCCCGCACCATCAATGGCGATATGCTCGACGAGTACACCGCGCGCAACAACCGTGCCTTGCAGGATCTGGTCAACAACCATGGCGTGCAGCTGCGTGCGCTGCCCGACGAGGTGCTGCGAGCAATGTACCGCGCAACACTCGATGTTTTGCGTGACACCGCTGCCAGCGACGATATCACCCGGCGCAGCTATGAAAGCTACTGGAATTTCCGCAATGACGTGATGGCCTATCACCGCATCTCGGAGCAGGCCTATCTCAATGCCCGCACGATGGTGGAAGAGCCCGCCGGCGAATAA
- a CDS encoding metalloregulator ArsR/SmtB family transcription factor yields MHIEKTRLFATLSNAVRLRCLYLLASNGEVCVCEVVEALGITQPAASKALTGLKSAGLVRDRREANWIYYRLESELPDWIGTIVRATVAELNNCATCVADQQRFKRLVARPRALACP; encoded by the coding sequence ATGCATATAGAAAAGACAAGATTGTTTGCGACGCTGAGCAATGCCGTCCGTCTGCGTTGCCTGTATCTGCTTGCAAGCAATGGAGAGGTCTGCGTATGCGAGGTGGTGGAGGCGCTGGGTATCACCCAGCCTGCCGCATCGAAAGCCCTGACCGGGCTGAAGTCCGCGGGACTGGTGCGAGATAGACGGGAGGCGAACTGGATCTACTATCGCCTCGAAAGCGAGCTGCCCGACTGGATCGGGACCATCGTGCGTGCCACGGTGGCCGAGTTGAACAATTGCGCAACCTGTGTTGCGGATCAACAACGCTTCAAGCGTCTGGTTGCAAGACCGCGAGCACTCGCCTGCCCCTGA
- a CDS encoding ABC transporter permease, translated as MIAYLLRRLLFAIPTLIGVNLLLFTLFFVISSPDDMARAQLGAKRVTTEAIERWKADRGYDKPLFWNGAASGTMRLTDTIFVQKSARMFLLDFGKSDVGRDINHELRTRMWPSLAIALPVFLIGLFLAVSLALMLAFFRATWIDMSGVVICVMLMSISSLFYIIAGQYVVARVWNMVPISGFGDGIDAARFLVLPVAVGVIAGLGGNVRWYRAIFLEEIGKDYVRTARAKGVSELAVLFRHVLKNAMIPILTGTVVVIPSLFLGSLITESFFGIPGLGTFTIDAILMQDFAIVRSMVFIGSILYILGLILTDLSYTLVDPRVRLQ; from the coding sequence ATGATCGCCTATCTGCTGCGCCGCCTGCTGTTTGCGATCCCCACCCTGATCGGCGTCAACCTGCTGCTGTTCACGCTGTTCTTCGTGATCAGCAGCCCGGATGACATGGCGCGGGCGCAACTCGGGGCCAAGCGCGTCACGACCGAGGCGATCGAGCGCTGGAAGGCCGATCGAGGCTATGACAAGCCCCTGTTCTGGAATGGCGCTGCGAGCGGCACGATGCGTCTCACCGACACCATTTTCGTGCAGAAATCGGCGCGCATGTTCCTGCTCGATTTCGGCAAGTCCGACGTCGGCCGCGATATCAACCACGAGTTGCGCACGCGCATGTGGCCATCGCTCGCGATCGCGTTGCCGGTGTTCCTGATCGGCCTGTTTCTGGCGGTGTCGCTGGCCCTGATGCTGGCCTTCTTCCGCGCCACCTGGATCGATATGAGCGGCGTGGTGATCTGCGTGATGCTGATGTCGATTTCCAGCCTGTTCTACATCATCGCCGGGCAATACGTCGTGGCGCGGGTGTGGAACATGGTGCCGATCTCGGGTTTTGGTGACGGCATCGATGCGGCCCGCTTTCTCGTGCTGCCGGTGGCGGTGGGCGTGATCGCCGGACTCGGCGGCAATGTGCGCTGGTACCGCGCCATATTTCTCGAGGAGATCGGCAAGGATTATGTGCGCACCGCGCGTGCCAAGGGCGTGTCGGAACTCGCGGTGCTGTTCCGCCACGTGCTGAAAAACGCCATGATCCCCATCCTTACCGGCACCGTGGTGGTGATCCCCTCCCTGTTTCTCGGCAGCCTGATCACCGAATCGTTTTTCGGCATCCCGGGACTCGGTACCTTCACCATCGACGCGATCCTGATGCAGGATTTCGCGATCGTGCGCTCGATGGTGTTCATCGGCTCGATTCTTTACATCCTCGGACTGATCCTTACCGACCTCTCCTACACCCTGGTCGATCCCCGGGTGCGCCTGCAATGA
- a CDS encoding DUF4399 domain-containing protein: MKRRIFGTLVLLIALGATAETPSAPGAEVYFISPRDGETVHNPVTVRFGLRGMGVAPAGVTQANTGHHHLLIDVAELPAPGQPVPADEQHRHFGGGQTETTLELSPGVHTLQLLLADQAHVPHQPPVVSQRITIQVD, encoded by the coding sequence ATGAAGCGCAGAATATTTGGCACCCTGGTCCTGCTGATCGCACTTGGTGCAACTGCCGAGACGCCATCGGCACCGGGTGCCGAGGTTTATTTCATATCCCCGCGCGACGGGGAAACCGTTCACAATCCGGTGACCGTGCGCTTTGGCCTGCGCGGCATGGGCGTCGCTCCGGCGGGGGTAACCCAGGCCAATACCGGGCATCATCATCTGCTGATCGATGTGGCGGAGCTGCCCGCGCCCGGCCAGCCCGTCCCGGCGGACGAGCAGCATCGCCACTTTGGAGGAGGGCAGACCGAAACCACGCTGGAGCTCTCCCCCGGCGTGCATACGCTGCAGCTTCTACTGGCCGACCAGGCGCATGTCCCGCACCAGCCGCCGGTGGTCTCGCAGCGCATCACCATTCAGGTGGATTGA
- a CDS encoding ABC transporter substrate-binding protein, protein MRITHAVVLVLCLCLVSACGEVWNDPYPDVEKQQGIIYEFFNSRPKHLDPVQSYVEDEAWFVYSTYEPLYDYHYLKRPYVLQPKTADAMPLISYRDAAGRELPADAAPASIAETIYEIHLKPGILYQPHPAFALDAAGRPLYLGLDDEAIGARTEISDFEHTGTRELVAADYAYQIKRLVRPGLESPGIAIFEQIVGLKDLSQRLEAALQAGRIDVNGWIDMRDFALEGVETPDAHTLRIHIRGKYPQFVYWLATSFVVPVPWEVERFYAQPGMAKREFTLDMWPVGTGPFMLTRNLPLRELRLERNPNFRLETYPCEGEAGDAESGLLDDCGKPLPLADGFRFSYEREAPPFWNKFLQGYYDFYSSARFAGFASFDTALQVQGDGLSLSRQMLEQGITLRTEIEPSVEYFFVNMLDPVLGNGADTPEKRERARKLRHAIAIAINIEEYLAIIKNGLGMAMQGPLPPGIAGYREGEAGINPYSYTWEKGQAARRGIDAARALLAEAGYPNGRDAKTGEPLLIYFDGYDSFDRTRLELLVKQLKRIDIQLVPRLSEWNRFQEKHRKGNAQLSFWGWNADYPDPETFLFQYYSKNGKVKYQGENVTNYDRPEFDRLFEEFRGMDLDADRQQRIDAMVALLRHDAPVLAGWHNEAFLLSHAWFANAKPGKIIHSNRQYYSIDVARRAALRAQWNRPVLWPLGLTALLMVMLVVLALRHYRHHESRTAREETVA, encoded by the coding sequence ATGCGCATCACTCATGCGGTAGTGCTGGTCCTGTGCCTGTGCCTGGTGAGTGCCTGTGGCGAAGTGTGGAACGATCCTTACCCGGATGTCGAGAAACAGCAGGGGATCATCTACGAATTCTTCAACTCGCGGCCCAAGCACCTCGACCCCGTGCAGTCCTACGTCGAGGACGAGGCGTGGTTCGTCTATTCGACCTATGAACCGTTATATGATTATCACTATCTCAAGCGCCCCTACGTTCTGCAGCCGAAAACCGCTGATGCGATGCCACTCATCAGTTACCGCGACGCCGCGGGCAGGGAATTGCCGGCGGATGCCGCGCCCGCTTCGATCGCGGAGACGATCTACGAGATCCACCTGAAGCCGGGAATCCTCTACCAACCCCATCCCGCGTTTGCGCTGGACGCCGCGGGTCGACCGCTCTATCTCGGCCTCGATGACGAAGCCATTGGCGCCCGTACCGAGATCAGTGATTTCGAGCACACCGGCACCCGCGAGCTGGTCGCGGCCGATTACGCCTACCAGATCAAGCGCCTGGTGCGCCCGGGGCTGGAATCGCCGGGTATTGCGATATTCGAGCAGATCGTCGGGCTCAAGGATCTTTCGCAGCGGCTGGAGGCAGCGCTGCAGGCCGGGCGGATCGATGTGAATGGCTGGATAGATATGCGCGACTTCGCCCTCGAGGGAGTGGAAACGCCGGATGCCCACACCCTGCGTATCCACATTCGCGGCAAGTACCCGCAATTCGTGTACTGGCTGGCGACCTCGTTCGTGGTGCCGGTGCCGTGGGAGGTGGAGCGTTTCTATGCCCAGCCGGGCATGGCAAAACGCGAGTTCACGCTCGATATGTGGCCGGTTGGCACCGGTCCGTTCATGCTGACGCGCAACCTTCCGCTGCGCGAACTGCGCCTGGAGCGCAATCCGAACTTCCGACTCGAAACCTATCCCTGCGAGGGCGAAGCGGGTGACGCCGAGAGCGGCCTGCTCGATGATTGCGGCAAGCCGCTGCCGCTGGCGGACGGCTTCCGCTTTTCCTACGAGCGCGAGGCGCCACCGTTCTGGAACAAATTCCTCCAGGGCTACTACGATTTCTATTCCTCGGCCCGCTTTGCCGGCTTTGCCAGCTTCGATACCGCATTGCAGGTACAGGGCGATGGTCTGTCGCTGTCAAGGCAGATGCTCGAACAGGGCATTACGCTGCGTACCGAAATCGAACCCAGCGTGGAATATTTTTTTGTGAACATGCTGGACCCGGTGCTCGGCAACGGTGCGGATACGCCCGAAAAGCGTGAGCGCGCACGCAAACTGCGTCATGCGATCGCGATCGCGATCAATATCGAGGAGTACCTGGCAATCATCAAGAACGGGCTTGGAATGGCGATGCAGGGGCCGTTGCCGCCGGGGATTGCCGGGTATCGGGAAGGCGAGGCCGGCATCAACCCGTACAGCTACACCTGGGAAAAGGGGCAAGCCGCGCGCCGCGGTATCGACGCGGCGCGCGCGCTGCTTGCCGAAGCGGGTTACCCGAATGGACGCGATGCCAAAACCGGCGAACCGCTGCTGATCTATTTTGATGGCTATGACAGCTTCGATCGCACCCGGCTCGAGTTGCTGGTCAAGCAGCTCAAGCGCATCGACATACAGCTCGTGCCGCGCCTGTCGGAGTGGAACCGTTTCCAGGAGAAACACCGCAAGGGCAATGCCCAGCTCTCGTTCTGGGGCTGGAATGCCGACTATCCGGACCCGGAAACCTTCCTGTTCCAGTACTACAGCAAGAACGGCAAGGTGAAGTACCAGGGCGAGAACGTGACGAACTATGACCGCCCCGAGTTCGACCGCCTGTTCGAGGAGTTCCGCGGCATGGATCTCGACGCGGACCGCCAGCAGCGGATCGATGCCATGGTGGCGCTGCTGCGGCACGACGCGCCGGTGTTGGCGGGATGGCACAACGAGGCCTTTCTGCTCTCGCATGCCTGGTTTGCCAACGCCAAGCCCGGCAAGATCATCCACAGCAACCGCCAGTACTACAGCATCGACGTTGCGCGCCGCGCAGCCCTGCGCGCGCAGTGGAATCGCCCGGTCTTGTGGCCGCTGGGGCTGACGGCGCTGCTGATGGTGATGCTGGTTGTGCTGGCGCTGCGTCATTACCGGCATCATGAATCGCGCACCGCGCGCGAGGAGACGGTCGCATGA
- a CDS encoding ABC transporter permease, protein MNGFQIVVLWSDALLGVLLLALGAGIVAATRREHLRRAWSAVFASRVAMASLVVLTAYVLVAVLDSFHFRPALETADAPTPGATRYSVEVLSLLDVALGTLRAGREQSYSAPLATHGFEKRMQVLADGRRERVQPRLLFGGAHLADPAQGRATDIAFRVLGGVFGGVLAWTVLVLLIAWLAARPAGEGTLATLKAMLRGRTAVAWDALAWSLLGVLTVSGALYAVAAGWHVFGTDATGNDVLYQSLKAMRIALLIGTLASFVVLPLGIGLGLIAGYFGGWIDDLIQYVYTVISSIPYVLLIAAAALMMQLVIEQNSVMFDTAAARADARLVALCVIIGAISWTTLCRLLRAETLKLRETDYVQAARCFGVSSVRIMLRHILPNAFHIVLIMMVLEFSGLVLAEAVLSYVGVGVDPTTISFGTMINKARGELARDPLIWWSITAAFVFMVTLVLAANLFAEAVREAFDPRAVVPKRRRALPPEAT, encoded by the coding sequence ATGAACGGCTTCCAGATCGTGGTGTTGTGGTCCGATGCGCTGCTCGGCGTGCTGCTGCTTGCGCTCGGCGCGGGCATCGTCGCCGCCACCCGTCGCGAACATCTGCGCCGTGCCTGGAGTGCCGTGTTCGCGAGCCGCGTCGCGATGGCCTCGCTGGTGGTGCTGACGGCCTATGTGCTGGTCGCGGTGCTCGATTCGTTCCATTTCCGCCCGGCGCTGGAAACCGCCGACGCGCCAACGCCCGGTGCAACGCGCTATTCGGTCGAGGTGCTGTCGCTGCTCGATGTGGCGCTCGGCACCCTGCGCGCCGGACGCGAACAGAGTTACTCGGCACCGCTGGCCACCCACGGCTTCGAGAAGCGCATGCAGGTGCTGGCCGATGGCAGGCGCGAAAGGGTGCAGCCACGACTCCTGTTCGGCGGCGCGCACCTTGCCGACCCCGCGCAGGGGCGCGCCACCGATATTGCATTCCGTGTGCTGGGTGGTGTGTTCGGCGGCGTGCTGGCGTGGACGGTGTTGGTGTTGTTGATTGCGTGGCTGGCCGCGAGACCAGCCGGGGAAGGAACTCTTGCCACGCTGAAGGCGATGCTGCGCGGGCGCACCGCGGTTGCCTGGGACGCCCTTGCATGGAGCCTGCTGGGCGTGTTGACGGTGAGCGGTGCCCTGTATGCTGTTGCGGCTGGCTGGCACGTATTCGGCACCGATGCCACCGGCAACGATGTGCTTTACCAGAGTCTGAAGGCGATGCGCATCGCGCTCCTGATCGGCACCCTGGCGAGCTTCGTGGTGTTGCCGCTCGGTATCGGGCTCGGGCTCATCGCCGGTTATTTCGGCGGCTGGATCGATGATCTGATCCAGTACGTGTACACGGTGATCAGCTCGATCCCCTATGTGCTTCTGATTGCCGCCGCAGCGCTGATGATGCAACTCGTGATCGAGCAGAACAGCGTCATGTTCGATACCGCGGCAGCACGCGCCGATGCAAGGCTGGTGGCGCTGTGCGTGATCATCGGCGCGATCTCCTGGACCACGCTGTGCCGGCTGCTGCGTGCCGAAACACTGAAACTGCGCGAAACGGATTATGTGCAGGCCGCGCGCTGCTTCGGGGTCTCGAGTGTGCGCATCATGCTGCGTCATATCCTGCCGAACGCGTTTCATATCGTGCTGATCATGATGGTGCTGGAATTCTCCGGCCTGGTACTGGCGGAGGCGGTGTTGTCGTATGTCGGCGTCGGTGTCGACCCGACCACGATCAGTTTCGGCACGATGATCAACAAGGCTCGTGGTGAACTGGCCCGCGATCCGCTGATCTGGTGGTCGATCACCGCGGCCTTCGTGTTCATGGTCACCTTGGTATTGGCGGCAAATCTCTTTGCCGAAGCGGTGCGTGAGGCCTTCGATCCGCGCGCAGTGGTACCGAAGCGGCGCCGTGCACTGCCACCGGAGGCAACATGA
- a CDS encoding arsenate reductase ArsC: protein MKILFICTHNACRSILSEAIARQLGRGRIQVASAGSNPATQVHPLTLAYLRDRGYRTDGLHCKSIDALGSFGPQAVVTVCDQAAQEPCPVWLGTALKVHWGLPDPSRQAGSDQDRAECFARVIATIEQRIARLLEQPFETMDAEQLTCLLGDAGGQG from the coding sequence ATGAAGATCCTGTTCATTTGCACCCATAACGCGTGCCGCAGCATCCTGAGCGAGGCGATCGCCCGTCAGCTCGGTCGTGGTCGCATCCAGGTAGCCAGCGCCGGCAGCAATCCCGCAACCCAGGTCCATCCCCTGACCCTTGCGTATCTGCGCGATCGTGGCTATCGCACCGACGGCCTGCACTGCAAGAGCATCGATGCGCTCGGTTCATTCGGGCCGCAGGCAGTCGTCACGGTCTGCGACCAGGCCGCGCAGGAGCCGTGTCCCGTCTGGCTGGGCACCGCGCTGAAGGTTCACTGGGGCTTGCCCGATCCCTCGCGGCAGGCCGGGTCTGATCAGGACCGGGCGGAATGCTTCGCCAGGGTTATCGCAACCATCGAACAGCGGATTGCACGCTTGCTGGAGCAACCGTTCGAGACCATGGATGCAGAGCAGTTGACCTGTCTGCTCGGTGATGCCGGAGGGCAAGGCTGA